One genomic region from Myxocyprinus asiaticus isolate MX2 ecotype Aquarium Trade chromosome 27, UBuf_Myxa_2, whole genome shotgun sequence encodes:
- the LOC127418113 gene encoding fibroblast growth factor 18-like, which yields MWAFLSTLAVLYIQIMLVMCNPLQVFGVDGVNFSVHVENQTRARDAMSRRHHRVYQLYSRTSGKHVQVLGRKISARGEDGDKYAQLVVEADTFGSQVRIRGKETNFYLCMNRRGKLIGKKVSNRSADCVFIEKVLENNYTALMSARYTGWYVGFTKRGRPRRGPHTLPNQQDVHFMKRFPPGEQPDVTPFRFTTVSKRSKRVRAARPR from the exons GTATATCCAGATAATGCTGGTCATGTGTAATCCACTACAG GTGTTTGGTGTGGATGGGGTGAATTTCAGCGTGCACGTGGAGAATCAGACGCGTGCACGAGATGCCATGAGTCGACGACATCATCGCGTGTACCAGCTTTACAGCCGCACGAGTGGAAAACACGTCCAGGTGCTCGGACGCAAAATCAGCGCTCGTGGAGAAGATGGAGACAAATATG CCCAGCTCGTTGTGGAAGCAGACACCTTCGGTAGCCAGGTGCGAATCAGAGGGAAGGAAACCAATTTTTACCTGTGTATGAACCGCAGGGGAAAGCTCATAGGAAAG AAGGTCAGTAATCGTAGTGCGGACTGCGTCTTCATTGAAAAGGTTTTGGAGAACAATTACACAGCGCTCATGTCAGCGCGCTACACGGGGTGGTATGTGGGCTTCACCAAAAGAGGACGCCCTCGCCGCGGTCCCCACACGCTACCAAACCAGCAGGACGTCCACTTCATGAAGCGTTTCCCTCCTGGAGAGCAGCCGGACGTAACGCCGTTTCGCTTCACCACCGTTAGCAAGAGAAGCAAGAGAGTCCGTGCAGCACGACCACGCTAA